The following proteins come from a genomic window of Limosilactobacillus reuteri:
- the dnaB gene encoding replicative DNA helicase, translating to MDNAPVQEEPRDIEAEKAVLGAAFLSKNALADAMEYLEPQDFYRKAHQIIFEKMVQLNDADQPIDPLTMKNVLDQDNQTENVGGVAYIAELATAVPTAANVVYYSKIVHDKAISRRLINTATKIINDSYAGNDKIEDQLDRAEQEIMSVSENSRQTGFKSISDVLQESINHVSELSSQDSEITGLSTGYAQLDEMTTGLHKDELVIIAARPAVGKTAFVLNIAQNVATRTDNTVAIFSLEMGAESLANRMLCAEGNINANHLRTGQLTQDEWQSLFIATGALSSASIYIDDTPGIKVAEIRARCRRLAKEKGNLGLIVIDYLQLIEGSNPDNRQQEVSEISRQLKKLAKELEVPVIALSQLSRGVEQRQDKRPVLSDIRESGSIEQDADIVSFLYRDDYYEHDEDSDDNNNQGNNQDDDGSNASEVEVIIEKNRSGPRGTVKLLFAKSYNKFTSISYIPEDNN from the coding sequence ATGGATAATGCACCAGTGCAAGAAGAGCCACGCGATATTGAAGCAGAAAAAGCAGTTCTTGGAGCTGCTTTTTTAAGTAAAAACGCGTTGGCTGATGCGATGGAATATCTTGAGCCGCAAGATTTTTACCGGAAGGCTCATCAAATAATTTTTGAAAAGATGGTCCAACTAAATGATGCGGACCAGCCAATCGATCCGTTAACGATGAAAAATGTCCTTGATCAGGATAATCAAACGGAAAATGTTGGTGGAGTTGCTTATATTGCTGAACTTGCAACAGCGGTTCCGACGGCTGCTAATGTTGTCTATTACTCAAAGATTGTTCATGATAAGGCAATTTCACGACGGTTGATCAATACAGCAACCAAGATTATCAATGATAGCTATGCAGGAAATGACAAAATTGAAGATCAACTTGACCGGGCTGAGCAAGAAATTATGTCAGTTTCGGAAAATAGTCGTCAAACTGGTTTTAAAAGTATTAGTGATGTTTTACAAGAGTCGATTAACCATGTTAGTGAGCTCTCTAGTCAAGATTCAGAGATTACTGGACTTTCAACTGGGTATGCTCAATTAGATGAGATGACGACTGGTCTTCATAAAGACGAGTTGGTAATTATCGCGGCACGGCCTGCTGTTGGGAAGACTGCCTTTGTTTTGAATATTGCCCAAAACGTTGCAACTAGAACCGATAATACGGTCGCAATTTTCAGTCTTGAAATGGGTGCGGAGTCCTTAGCAAACCGGATGCTCTGTGCTGAAGGAAACATTAACGCTAATCACTTACGAACTGGACAGCTTACGCAAGATGAATGGCAAAGTTTATTTATTGCTACTGGAGCCTTGAGTAGTGCAAGTATCTATATTGACGATACACCGGGAATCAAGGTAGCAGAAATTAGGGCTCGTTGTCGACGCTTAGCAAAGGAAAAAGGTAACTTAGGATTGATCGTAATTGATTATCTTCAGTTGATTGAAGGGAGTAATCCTGATAACCGGCAGCAAGAAGTTTCAGAGATTTCTCGACAACTAAAGAAGCTGGCAAAGGAATTAGAAGTTCCGGTTATTGCCCTATCACAGTTGTCACGGGGAGTTGAACAACGACAAGACAAGCGCCCGGTTTTATCTGATATTCGTGAATCTGGATCGATTGAACAGGATGCAGATATTGTTAGTTTTCTTTATCGTGATGACTATTATGAGCACGATGAAGATTCAGATGATAATAATAACCAGGGAAATAATCAGGATGACGATGGATCAAATGCCAGTGAAGTTGAAGTCATTATCGAAAAGAATCGTAGTGGTCCACGGGGGACAGTTAAATTATTATTTGCAAAATCCTATAATAAGTTCACTTCGATTTCTTATATCCCTGAAGATAATAATTAA
- the yycH gene encoding two-component system activity regulator YycH: MMKKLKSNWQAIALTVVVLLSLFISWIVWTNPFPFEGARHENFNNNQSQQYTLQSMGDVYLPTKAVETSEKGTQNQLYSPKANLILSVKKELEDWKLGRTNVVKQNNSDVYLSYLRRRNSLMLTYPDEVPSSVFNETFSQSIDTDRVNQINHIVIPLNGQHEIYLLGDHHYSVYRVRVEKGKFNRIRQLLKSMDQIPVDHKIINGIAVMMYPRSFELPALGYQITAQNIDTLSASPMSTNQHTTITANRNGNETTYTDGTNRRLIFNRQNGTLKYENYLSKDDRESTSQIFPHFYNKLTTIGIPLNNLRYDEVSEHGRRLNYRAYVDSFPIFNSDGYGEVTLESTSGGNERFWLSLYSLQVPLPIDHQMVKLPSSADVINQLHATNRMRDIKDLRVGYIWKTDKDSHVVKLVPTYFIKYRGHWVEYTELEK; encoded by the coding sequence ATGATGAAGAAGCTGAAAAGTAATTGGCAAGCAATCGCCTTAACGGTTGTTGTGCTTCTTAGTTTATTCATTTCATGGATTGTCTGGACCAACCCATTTCCTTTTGAGGGAGCACGACACGAAAATTTCAATAATAACCAATCACAACAATATACACTGCAATCAATGGGCGATGTTTATCTTCCAACTAAAGCAGTTGAGACAAGTGAAAAAGGAACTCAGAATCAGCTTTATAGCCCTAAAGCTAATTTAATTCTGAGCGTAAAAAAAGAGTTAGAGGATTGGAAATTAGGCCGGACAAATGTTGTCAAACAAAATAATAGTGATGTTTACCTGAGTTATTTGCGACGGCGGAACTCATTAATGCTGACATATCCTGATGAGGTACCAAGCTCAGTCTTCAACGAAACATTTTCCCAGTCAATTGATACTGACCGGGTTAATCAGATTAACCATATTGTTATCCCATTAAACGGGCAACATGAGATTTACTTACTTGGTGACCACCATTATAGTGTGTACCGAGTACGGGTAGAGAAAGGAAAATTTAACCGCATTCGGCAACTCTTAAAGTCAATGGATCAGATCCCGGTTGACCATAAAATTATTAACGGGATAGCGGTAATGATGTATCCGCGATCCTTTGAATTACCAGCATTAGGATATCAAATCACTGCGCAAAATATTGATACCCTTAGTGCTAGTCCAATGAGTACTAACCAACACACAACAATTACGGCAAATCGGAATGGCAACGAGACTACCTATACGGATGGAACCAATCGTCGGCTGATATTTAATCGCCAAAATGGAACGCTTAAATACGAAAACTACCTTAGTAAGGACGATCGGGAATCAACAAGCCAGATTTTCCCACACTTCTATAATAAGTTGACGACAATTGGAATTCCGCTTAATAATTTGCGCTATGATGAGGTGAGTGAGCATGGTCGTCGGTTAAACTATCGAGCTTATGTTGATAGCTTTCCAATTTTCAATAGTGATGGTTATGGGGAAGTAACGCTTGAATCCACAAGTGGCGGGAATGAACGCTTCTGGCTAAGTCTTTATAGTCTTCAAGTGCCATTGCCAATTGATCACCAGATGGTCAAGCTCCCATCAAGTGCAGATGTGATTAATCAGTTACATGCAACCAACCGGATGCGTGACATCAAGGACTTACGTGTCGGGTATATTTGGAAAACTGATAAAGATAGTCATGTTGTAAAGTTAGTGCCAACATATTTCATTAAGTATCGCGGCCACTGGGTTGAATATACCGAGTTAGAAAAGTAG
- the walK gene encoding cell wall metabolism sensor histidine kinase WalK, translating to MNSKLKFYQSIRFKIALVFVLILMLTLECVGAVFVRQLEHQNLNTFKQTIELPSYVDNSLAEQLSRSNTKKANKQINQILSEVNNNNISEIRVVDSKSIVRGTSNADNRSAIGQKITDQATKATLLNNRSHTENLYDDSNDMRYYVNVIPLVDDSNNNVVGAVYLRASLESVYSNINNITLVYLSAAMITIVLSLILAIIISQEITRPIEKMRKQTLRIARGDYSGQVKVLGNDELGQLAGAVNNLSVRVEEAQESSDSERRRLDSILSHMSDGVLATDRRGNVTIVNNMVLQLLGVENEYDLIGKSIIDVLDIRYDYTVRQLVNGEQREMIIDMSNSGNNLILNAYFSPIQRESGFVSGLVCVLHDVTSQQKEERERKQFVSNVSHELRTPLTSVRSYVEALSDGAWQDKEIAPQFLKVVQNETDRMIRMINDLLSLSRMDAGTTKLNLEYVNINELFNYILDRFNMIIKKEEDPKKKKYTIERYFTKKDLWVEIDTDKFTQVIDNIMNNAIKYSPDGGVITTRLLETHNHVILSISDQGLGIPRKDLGRIFDRFFRVDKARSRKQGGTGLGLAISKEVINMLGGQIWVDSVEGKGSTFYISLPYVPYEEEDWDDEEAEK from the coding sequence GTGAACAGCAAGTTAAAATTTTATCAATCGATTCGCTTTAAAATCGCTCTCGTATTCGTGTTAATTTTGATGTTAACACTTGAATGCGTTGGGGCGGTTTTTGTGCGTCAATTAGAGCATCAAAACCTTAATACGTTTAAGCAAACCATTGAATTACCGTCTTACGTTGATAATTCTTTAGCAGAGCAGCTATCACGATCAAATACTAAAAAAGCAAACAAACAAATTAACCAAATCCTTTCAGAAGTTAATAACAATAACATTTCTGAAATCCGCGTGGTTGATAGTAAGAGTATTGTACGGGGAACAAGCAACGCTGATAATAGGAGTGCAATCGGTCAGAAAATAACTGATCAAGCAACCAAAGCAACCTTATTAAATAATAGGTCGCATACCGAAAATTTGTACGATGATTCAAATGACATGCGCTACTATGTCAATGTGATTCCCCTTGTGGATGACAGTAATAATAACGTTGTCGGAGCTGTTTACCTGCGAGCTAGTCTGGAAAGTGTCTACTCTAATATTAACAATATTACGTTGGTATACTTATCCGCGGCGATGATTACTATTGTCTTGAGTCTGATCTTGGCAATTATTATTTCCCAGGAAATTACCCGCCCAATTGAAAAAATGAGGAAACAAACATTACGAATTGCCCGAGGAGACTATTCTGGTCAAGTAAAAGTATTGGGAAATGACGAGTTAGGACAATTGGCAGGGGCAGTTAATAATCTTTCTGTCCGGGTTGAAGAGGCACAGGAGTCGAGCGATTCTGAGCGACGGCGGCTTGATAGTATTTTATCCCATATGTCAGATGGGGTTTTAGCCACTGATCGGCGAGGGAATGTGACAATTGTAAATAATATGGTGTTACAGTTACTAGGTGTCGAAAATGAATACGATTTAATTGGTAAGTCAATTATTGATGTGTTGGATATTCGTTATGACTATACCGTTCGTCAACTAGTAAATGGTGAACAGCGCGAGATGATTATTGATATGTCAAACTCTGGCAATAATTTGATCTTAAACGCCTACTTCTCACCAATTCAACGCGAATCTGGCTTTGTCAGTGGGCTTGTGTGTGTCCTTCATGATGTAACGAGCCAGCAAAAAGAAGAACGCGAACGGAAGCAATTCGTTTCAAACGTCTCGCATGAGTTGCGGACTCCATTAACAAGTGTTAGAAGTTATGTCGAAGCATTAAGTGATGGTGCTTGGCAGGATAAAGAAATTGCCCCTCAGTTCTTAAAGGTTGTCCAGAATGAGACGGACCGGATGATTCGAATGATCAATGACCTGTTGAGTCTATCACGGATGGATGCAGGGACAACGAAGCTCAATCTGGAATACGTAAATATTAATGAGTTATTTAACTATATCTTGGATCGTTTCAATATGATTATTAAAAAAGAAGAAGATCCAAAAAAGAAAAAGTATACCATTGAACGATACTTTACTAAGAAAGATTTATGGGTTGAAATTGATACTGATAAGTTTACCCAGGTAATTGATAATATTATGAATAACGCGATTAAGTATTCTCCAGATGGTGGTGTAATTACAACACGATTACTGGAGACACATAATCATGTTATTTTAAGTATTTCTGACCAAGGCCTAGGGATTCCACGAAAAGATCTTGGACGTATCTTTGATCGATTCTTCCGCGTTGATAAGGCAAGAAGCCGAAAACAAGGTGGAACGGGTCTAGGATTAGCTATTTCCAAGGAAGTTATCAATATGCTTGGTGGACAAATTTGGGTTGATAGTGTAGAAGGCAAGGGTTCAACATTCTATATTTCCTTGCCATATGTACCTTATGAGGAGGAAGACTGGGATGATGAAGAAGCTGAAAAGTAA
- a CDS encoding MFS transporter encodes MNRQAVELKWLLFGMFLGSIGNSFVWPLTTIYIHDQLHESLTVSGIVLLFYSGANVVGSYISGMLFDRANPRKLMIDGTLLATIVMAIMIFFNGWPIYGILLTVIGFFNGWIITMVNSFATRSGRDGRYVFNMLYFANNLGMVIGTTIVGPLYQYADGNVSPMFLITTILYTMFSLVVIFFFKDSQQTVAKTENTENKEETKTVGIKMPQANLWINWIFFIALVVIWTMYEQWASNLSVFMTDQGISMTKYSLLWTLNGILIVVFELGITWLNRWVNRPYAQVFIGMFTIGFSFVLLLYAHSYSWFVAAMVVLTIGEATALPTMPAIVNSLSPVAVKGKYQGILNAFSSLGKAIGPLFGGLMIEATSYHILFIICAISIFVMEIIVVFVIKIKQAKAVEY; translated from the coding sequence ATGAACCGTCAAGCTGTAGAATTAAAATGGCTTTTATTCGGAATGTTCCTTGGAAGTATTGGGAATAGTTTTGTCTGGCCATTAACAACAATTTATATTCACGATCAGTTGCATGAGTCATTAACTGTATCGGGAATTGTTTTACTCTTTTATTCGGGAGCAAATGTTGTCGGAAGTTATATTAGCGGAATGTTATTTGACCGAGCTAACCCGCGGAAATTAATGATTGACGGGACACTGCTAGCGACCATTGTAATGGCTATTATGATTTTCTTCAATGGCTGGCCAATATATGGAATTCTTTTAACAGTTATTGGATTTTTTAATGGTTGGATTATCACAATGGTTAATTCTTTTGCGACCCGTTCAGGCCGAGATGGACGTTATGTCTTTAATATGTTGTATTTTGCCAATAACTTGGGGATGGTGATTGGAACTACTATTGTCGGTCCACTTTATCAGTATGCAGATGGCAATGTTTCACCAATGTTCTTAATTACGACAATCCTTTATACAATGTTCTCACTTGTTGTCATCTTTTTCTTTAAAGACAGTCAACAAACAGTTGCGAAGACTGAAAATACAGAAAATAAAGAAGAAACCAAGACAGTTGGTATTAAGATGCCCCAAGCTAACTTATGGATTAACTGGATCTTCTTCATTGCCTTAGTTGTAATCTGGACAATGTATGAACAATGGGCAAGTAACTTATCAGTTTTCATGACTGATCAAGGAATCTCAATGACGAAATATAGTCTTTTGTGGACATTAAATGGGATTTTAATCGTTGTTTTCGAACTAGGAATTACTTGGCTTAATCGTTGGGTTAATCGACCATATGCGCAAGTATTTATTGGGATGTTTACAATTGGTTTCTCATTTGTCCTCTTACTTTACGCCCACTCATATAGCTGGTTTGTTGCGGCAATGGTCGTTTTGACAATTGGTGAAGCCACTGCTTTGCCAACGATGCCTGCTATTGTAAACAGCCTTTCACCGGTTGCTGTTAAGGGAAAGTACCAGGGGATTTTGAACGCATTTTCTTCTTTAGGAAAGGCAATTGGTCCTCTATTTGGTGGATTGATGATTGAAGCGACCTCTTATCATATCCTCTTTATTATTTGTGCGATTTCGATTTTTGTAATGGAAATAATAGTAGTCTTTGTTATTAAGATAAAACAGGCAAAAGCAGTTGAATATTAA
- the rplI gene encoding 50S ribosomal protein L9 yields the protein MKVIFTQDVRGRGQRGQIKEVPDGYAQNYLIKRGLAKQATKAAMSQLKGQQRAEEKHAAEELADAKRMKKILEDDNTVVELSGKAGTDGRMFGSISTKQIATALQKQFDLKIDKRKIELAAPIKALGYVNVPIKLHPEVEAQIRVHIAEK from the coding sequence ATGAAAGTTATTTTTACACAAGATGTACGGGGCCGTGGTCAACGTGGTCAAATTAAGGAAGTTCCAGATGGCTATGCTCAAAACTACTTAATTAAGCGTGGATTAGCAAAACAAGCTACTAAAGCGGCGATGAGCCAACTAAAGGGTCAACAGCGTGCTGAAGAAAAACATGCTGCTGAAGAATTAGCCGATGCCAAGCGGATGAAGAAGATTCTTGAAGATGATAATACAGTTGTTGAATTAAGCGGAAAAGCTGGTACAGACGGTCGGATGTTTGGTTCAATTTCAACAAAACAAATTGCAACTGCTTTACAAAAACAATTTGACCTTAAAATTGATAAGCGAAAGATTGAGCTGGCAGCCCCAATTAAGGCGCTTGGTTACGTAAATGTGCCAATCAAACTTCATCCAGAAGTAGAAGCTCAAATTCGTGTTCACATTGCTGAAAAGTAA
- the yycF gene encoding response regulator YycF, producing the protein MAKKILVVDDEKPISDIIKFNLEKEGYEVVVAYDGEAALQQVEAGNPDLIILDLMLPKIDGLEVAKRVRAKHTMPIIMVTAKDSELDKVLGLELGADDYVTKPFSNRELVARVKANLRRQATLKAPAEEENNTDIQIGDLTIHPEAYTVTKRGENINLTHREFELLHYLAQHIGQVINREHLLQTVWGYDYFGDVRTVDVTVRRLREKIEDNPSHPQWLITRRGVGYYLANPDQN; encoded by the coding sequence ATGGCAAAGAAAATTTTAGTTGTTGATGATGAAAAACCAATTTCTGATATCATCAAATTTAACCTTGAAAAAGAAGGGTATGAAGTTGTCGTAGCTTATGATGGCGAAGCAGCTTTACAACAAGTTGAAGCAGGAAATCCTGATTTAATTATTCTCGACCTAATGCTGCCGAAGATCGATGGACTTGAAGTGGCCAAGCGGGTTCGAGCTAAGCATACCATGCCGATTATTATGGTAACCGCTAAAGATTCGGAACTAGATAAAGTGCTAGGGCTTGAACTTGGGGCCGATGATTATGTTACTAAGCCATTCTCCAACCGCGAACTAGTAGCACGAGTAAAGGCTAATTTACGGCGTCAAGCAACTCTGAAGGCACCGGCAGAGGAAGAAAATAATACCGATATTCAAATTGGCGACCTTACGATTCATCCTGAAGCTTACACCGTAACTAAGCGGGGCGAAAATATCAATTTAACGCATCGTGAGTTTGAGCTTCTCCATTATCTAGCTCAACATATTGGACAAGTTATTAACCGTGAACACCTTCTTCAGACTGTATGGGGTTATGACTATTTTGGGGATGTTCGGACAGTTGATGTGACCGTTCGTCGGCTTCGTGAAAAGATTGAAGATAACCCGAGTCACCCCCAATGGTTAATTACCCGGCGTGGTGTTGGCTATTACCTAGCAAATCCTGATCAGAATTAG
- a CDS encoding DHH family phosphoesterase, whose amino-acid sequence MRKIFSRENWEFYFEHPAVRWNVCYIVLLTIIGLILGFMDNWVIGLIVLIIAVIGGAISIRRLRKLVVDAHEYLNELTYKVQRGQQEALLEMPMGMIMLNKRHEVEWINPYMARYFNLEIVVGKPIADVDAKLAELIKNHADDKQTQVVTWRDHQFEFLVQHHGQVVYLLDITKYEQISAQYKDEQIFIGNIYLDNYDELIQGMSDSDVSNLHNYVTSQISDWAVANHLLMKIIDDDNYLIIGHQASLKELEKQKFKILDVIRENTSKQNSPVTLSVGIAYGENDLIKLADTAQNNLDLALGRGGDQVVVRAQDQEARFYGGKTNPMEKRTRVRARMISQALQELMAQSDQLFVMGHTNPDMDSIGACLGIRRIAEMNGKECWIVIDDEHPHSDIQRLMREIDNYQTIKDHIISPVEALEKATNNSLLVMVDHAKRGITIAPELYDKMQNRLVIIDHHRRGEDFPENPLLVYIEPYASSTCELITEMFEYQPREGKGLNKLEATAMLTGIQVDTKSFTKSAGTRTFDAASYLRSAGADGLMIQSFMKENPETFMMRNHLISRAEINAKIALCTGEEGQVYDPVTAAQAADMLLQMSGIEASFVIFERADNKIGISARSMGNVNVQVIMEKMGGGGHLANAATQISDKDITQVKQELVDILTKPDKEQDDTEE is encoded by the coding sequence ATGCGAAAAATTTTCAGTCGTGAGAACTGGGAGTTTTATTTTGAACACCCAGCCGTTCGCTGGAATGTCTGCTATATAGTGCTTTTAACAATTATTGGGCTTATTTTAGGGTTTATGGATAACTGGGTTATTGGACTAATTGTTTTAATAATCGCAGTTATTGGTGGAGCTATTAGTATTCGGCGGTTAAGAAAATTAGTAGTTGATGCTCATGAATATTTAAATGAATTAACGTATAAAGTCCAACGTGGGCAACAAGAAGCATTACTGGAAATGCCCATGGGAATGATTATGTTAAATAAGCGTCATGAAGTTGAATGGATTAATCCATATATGGCGCGTTATTTTAATCTTGAAATTGTTGTAGGAAAGCCGATTGCAGATGTTGATGCAAAATTAGCGGAATTAATAAAAAATCATGCGGATGATAAGCAAACGCAAGTAGTAACCTGGCGTGACCATCAATTTGAATTTTTGGTTCAGCATCACGGACAGGTAGTTTATTTATTAGATATTACAAAATATGAACAGATTAGTGCACAATATAAGGATGAACAAATCTTTATTGGTAATATTTACCTTGATAACTATGATGAACTGATTCAAGGAATGAGTGATTCTGATGTCTCTAATCTTCATAATTACGTAACTTCACAAATAAGCGATTGGGCAGTTGCTAATCACTTATTGATGAAGATCATTGATGATGATAACTACTTGATTATTGGTCATCAAGCTTCATTAAAAGAACTTGAAAAGCAGAAATTCAAGATTCTTGATGTTATCCGTGAAAATACATCTAAGCAAAATTCGCCAGTTACCCTTAGCGTAGGAATTGCTTATGGCGAAAATGATTTGATAAAACTTGCTGATACAGCACAAAATAACCTTGACCTCGCGTTAGGTCGTGGTGGAGACCAAGTTGTTGTTCGTGCTCAAGATCAGGAAGCACGTTTCTATGGTGGAAAGACTAACCCGATGGAAAAACGAACCCGGGTACGAGCACGGATGATCAGTCAAGCATTACAAGAATTAATGGCCCAATCAGATCAATTATTTGTGATGGGCCACACCAATCCAGATATGGATTCAATCGGTGCTTGTTTGGGGATTCGACGGATTGCGGAAATGAACGGTAAAGAATGCTGGATTGTGATTGATGACGAACATCCACACTCTGATATTCAACGTTTGATGCGTGAGATTGATAATTATCAGACAATTAAAGACCATATTATTTCACCGGTCGAAGCGTTAGAAAAAGCGACGAATAACAGTTTATTAGTGATGGTTGATCATGCTAAGCGGGGAATTACCATTGCCCCTGAATTATATGATAAAATGCAAAACAGACTTGTTATCATTGACCACCACCGTCGCGGCGAGGACTTTCCTGAAAATCCATTGCTTGTTTATATCGAACCATATGCCTCATCAACTTGTGAGTTAATTACGGAAATGTTTGAATACCAACCACGCGAAGGAAAGGGACTTAACAAGCTTGAAGCAACGGCAATGCTAACAGGGATTCAGGTTGACACAAAATCATTCACCAAGAGTGCTGGTACGCGAACTTTTGATGCAGCTAGTTACTTGCGTTCTGCTGGTGCCGATGGTTTAATGATTCAATCATTTATGAAAGAAAATCCAGAAACTTTCATGATGCGTAATCATTTGATTTCAAGAGCGGAAATAAATGCTAAAATAGCATTATGTACGGGCGAAGAGGGACAAGTTTATGATCCTGTCACGGCTGCCCAGGCTGCTGATATGTTGCTCCAAATGAGTGGAATTGAAGCTTCATTTGTAATTTTTGAACGTGCTGATAACAAGATCGGAATTTCAGCACGCTCAATGGGAAACGTCAACGTCCAGGTAATCATGGAAAAAATGGGTGGTGGCGGTCACCTTGCAAATGCTGCTACACAAATCAGTGATAAAGATATTACGCAGGTCAAGCAAGAGTTAGTCGATATTCTAACTAAACCTGATAAAGAGCAAGACGATACAGAGGAGTGA
- a CDS encoding MarR family transcriptional regulator, producing the protein MALKKDKFEQMNRLLRNYMINMKHFYTELAPELDITPQQAHTLFYIEKHAGLIQRELGDHFHLRNASVTSMVKNLERDGYIIRKTDQESARIKRIFLTEKGEEKTNEVKEIFDKAYLQIIARLDEEDIDAIVKGMSNINNNLKK; encoded by the coding sequence ATGGCATTAAAAAAAGATAAATTTGAGCAAATGAACCGTTTATTGCGAAACTATATGATTAACATGAAGCATTTTTATACTGAACTTGCCCCTGAATTAGATATAACTCCACAGCAAGCTCATACGCTTTTTTATATAGAAAAACACGCTGGTCTTATTCAACGAGAATTAGGTGACCATTTCCATTTACGGAATGCTAGTGTTACTAGTATGGTGAAAAATCTTGAACGCGACGGGTATATTATCCGAAAGACGGATCAAGAGTCAGCACGAATTAAGCGGATTTTTCTTACCGAAAAAGGTGAAGAAAAGACTAATGAGGTTAAAGAAATATTTGATAAAGCTTATTTGCAGATTATTGCCCGCCTCGATGAAGAAGATATTGATGCAATAGTTAAAGGGATGTCTAATATTAATAACAATCTAAAAAAATGA
- a CDS encoding ABC transporter transmembrane domain-containing protein: MNKNKFSFQSFFSLINQLHPQYIKLFVGILLGFISTGANLFVPQLAQKLINNFKSISPTLAILTVVIFIAGLITSALSGLLLGIFGENVVSKLRKQLWQKLLKMPVKYFDDVKTGEISSRLVNDTSQVKDLLASTLPNAMTSLLQFVGALVIMLAMDWRMTLLMFVAVPLVILVMLPVMNQSRKIGLVSQDAAVMPGTIRDNLTYGLRREVSDEELWEALRMAYADGFVSEMEDQLETEIGERGIKLSGGQRQRIAIARAFLRDPKILMLDEATASLDAESEAMVQKALGDLMQGRTTLVIAHRLSTIVDADKIYFIENGTVSGAGTHQELLKTTPLYAQYVKDQFK; the protein is encoded by the coding sequence TTGAACAAAAATAAATTTAGTTTTCAAAGTTTCTTTAGTTTAATAAATCAATTACATCCGCAGTATATTAAGCTTTTTGTGGGAATCTTACTAGGTTTTATCTCCACGGGTGCTAACCTATTTGTTCCTCAACTAGCGCAAAAGTTAATTAATAATTTTAAGAGTATTAGTCCAACGTTGGCAATTTTAACAGTTGTAATTTTTATAGCAGGATTAATTACAAGTGCGTTATCGGGATTATTATTAGGAATTTTTGGTGAAAATGTTGTTTCTAAATTACGGAAACAATTGTGGCAAAAACTACTAAAAATGCCTGTAAAATATTTTGATGATGTTAAAACAGGTGAAATCAGTTCACGATTAGTTAATGATACGTCACAGGTGAAGGATTTACTTGCTTCAACATTACCAAATGCAATGACATCGCTTTTACAATTCGTTGGTGCACTGGTTATTATGTTAGCAATGGATTGGCGGATGACATTGTTGATGTTTGTGGCGGTTCCTTTAGTGATTTTAGTCATGCTACCAGTGATGAATCAGTCGCGTAAGATTGGTCTCGTAAGCCAAGATGCTGCAGTAATGCCAGGAACTATTCGTGATAATTTAACTTATGGATTACGAAGAGAAGTCTCAGATGAGGAACTTTGGGAAGCGTTAAGAATGGCTTATGCAGATGGTTTTGTCAGTGAAATGGAAGATCAGTTAGAAACTGAAATTGGTGAACGAGGGATTAAACTTTCTGGGGGACAACGGCAACGAATAGCGATTGCGCGAGCTTTTCTCCGTGATCCAAAAATCTTAATGCTTGATGAAGCTACTGCTAGCTTGGACGCTGAATCAGAGGCGATGGTTCAAAAAGCATTGGGAGACTTAATGCAAGGAAGAACGACGCTAGTAATTGCCCATCGCTTGAGTACGATTGTAGATGCCGATAAAATCTACTTTATCGAAAATGGAACAGTATCCGGCGCGGGAACCCATCAAGAATTACTAAAGACAACACCACTATATGCACAGTATGTTAAGGATCAATTTAAATAA